The following nucleotide sequence is from Citrus sinensis cultivar Valencia sweet orange chromosome 6, DVS_A1.0, whole genome shotgun sequence.
CGACGACGCCGACAACGGAACCTCgaatgtttttttatttttattttacataaatattttgtttatattaaaattttaattaaaactaaagattctatatcttattttaatataataaaatttgtacattttagtcattgtatataaatattctaattttagtaTTGATATACCAAATGATTGTATTGAATCTAAATTTACCAAAACATAATCAGAATCCAATGTAAAAGTGATCGCTTGAGAATGTAAAGCAATCCCTTATACACCACAATGTCATTTTATCTATTTTGCTCTCTAAGATTTTGCTTTCTTAGTGTTTTTACTCTTCCTTTCTTTGGATTTTAATAGATGTTCGTCAAAGCTTATTAACCTGTCATTAATGGGGTAACCAAAATTTAGTTGTATGCTGTCACGGCTCGTGCCGATTtttaatgtcatttttattgctttcaatcTCTAAGATTTTCTTCCGATGTGGTATAAATTGCAGATGTAAGTatcaattttctatttatttgatatcTCTGGAGTGTGATCtgattttgaagttttgagtGATCCAAAGTAACTGAGCATTTCAAATGAAAGGTGACAACTGGGTAAGCCACAAAGGCTAATCCTTCTTTTCCAATTTACACCATCTATTGAACTTATCACAACTTTGAAAACTTTTGTGGATTCTAGTTGCACTGCTCTTAAAATCTAATTCTTCACTGATTTTAGTTGACgaattctttattttcatggGATTTTTCATCCAAGAAACTGTTGATTAGCTTCCTCGTTAACCTGACGTTGACTGTATATTTTGCCTCTAAGATGATATACCTTCTTTGTTTTGTAATTAGACTTCTCAGTACAATTTCGTAggcaaacttttaaatatcgTATACAATCATTGTATACTAATTGGCAAGTGGAAAGTTGAAAAACGTTTTAACATAGGATTATGAAATTCAATAACTGTTTTGTTGACTTACGTTCCAATATGAACCAGGAATATACATCGGCGCTGGCCTGGTGATCCATTTCACTCAGGGAGCAGGCCGGGAAATTGGCACTGGAACCTTTTTAGACCGCATCGTTATTAGCTCATCTCCTGCTCGTCCCTCAGTTGATCCATGCCCAAGGTGTGGCGAGAACTCGAGGGATAATGGTGTCATCCTATCCTGCATTGATTGTTTTCTTGACGGTGGCAAGCTCTACCTCTTTGAGTATTATGTCCCAGCGGCAGCCTTTCTCGCCAAACCTCGAGGGGGGACTTGCACCACTGCCAAGTCCGACCCTCCAGAAGAGGTGATCCACCGTGCTACTTTCCTCCTTGAGAACGGTTTTGGTGACTACAACGTGTTCAAGAACAACTGTGAGGACTTCTCAATCTACTGTAAAACGGGTCTTCTTGTAACAACTGTCCTCAGTGTTGGTCGGAGCGGGCAGGCGACATCCTTGTTTGCCGCTGTAAGCACTGCTGTTTCTTTACCACTCCGATATTTGATTGCCGGCTACACTGGCGGGACAGTTTTCGGCTATGGTTTGTATTGTGCTAACCGATATGCTTCTGATATTGGAGTGCGTCGTGATGCGGCTAGAGTCCCAGTTGAGAGTCTTGTTCGCCGCTGATACTTACTACCAGCTGCAGCGGCCTGGTGGGTGTGGTGATATGGTATGTATTGTGTTAGCAGATATGTTTCTGATTTTGGGAGTACGGCGTGATGTGGTTAAAGTCCTAGTTGAGAGGCTTGTTGGTCATCCTATCTTTGAACCATGCTAGTCTTGCGTCTGATGATATTTGCCAGAGAATAATGAGTTTTTCACTccagattattttttttgttgggtgctgtcttttttctttgtatgatTGTATCAAGACGTGTCTCATTACTCAACTGGGTCCTCATAGATGTAGAATTATGATTTAAAAGATGTACCCTGGATATTTATAGGACTCGGAAATGTGTgttgatattatattacaaGGATGCAGTTTAATTAAAGTTCAACTTGAAAATATGCTTTAATGGAGATGAACtcatgaataaataaaaaacacacgAGGAAACTTGAACTTCATTAAGTGAAATCTAATCATCCATCCAATTGCATATTGATGGAACGTCAGACAAGCAAGTTACAGTTTTATTCTAAGCCAAAGAATggtttatctaaattttttgattACATACGATTTTTCTTATCTCCTCTCTTGATCAATAACCTCAAATCAAAATTGCTTTTCCCATGCTATGTTAAAAGCTTGCTGTATGtgtataagtttttttttttttttttaaaagctgtATTTGCATGGTCAGTTaagaataactaaaaattaatataattttggtAGAAGGATAAAATAGCAGATGTAAAAGTGGAACTTGTGAAGAACAAAAGAGGGGTTTTAGTAACACCACTTTAGAAGAAATCTGCTACGAAGCCCACTAGCAAACCAAACCAGTCCAAAAAAATCTATTAGCCCAAAGAACTGAAGATATCAAATTGTGAAAATTGAAACTGAAAAAgcgttaataaaataaaagagactCCTAGTTGAAACAGTGAAAGAGAGATAAAGTgcacataattttatatatttttaggatcAGCAAGCATGACAAACAGCTCACTGTTTAGtcaagtaaaattttgaatttgttataatattttaaatgaaatctccttttagtaaaacaaaatattaataataataacaaaaataacgagaactaaatttcaaattaaaatttgaaatttaaaacttgtaaattgtaattaataaacGAGTAATGTATTTTGCTTGTAATTCTTAAAAACCCCTTGGTAGTTAGTAGTAATTACCCTCACGCCAAATAcgttaatgttcaaaataaaattaaattaaagattaaaaattaaaattcctTTCAGTTTCAGattaaagaaagcaaaataacGAAGGAAGAAGAGACCAGAGAGCCTTACAAGCAAAGGAAACGATTAGcgcctctctctctctctctctctctctctctctctcttgttTCTTTGTGGTCTTacgaagagagagaaacaagCACGTTGGGTGGAATGGGTTTGTTCTCAAATAAGATCAAGAGAGAGGAGCTCAAAGCTGGCGATCACATTTATTCTTGGCGAAACGCCTACGTTTATGCCCATCACggttgtttcttttttcttttcttaatagAAACTGTTGTGATTCTCTCCTAGTGCTAATCCGTCAGTTTAATCACTTATCTATTGGGTTACTTTTGGTTACATTTGAATTGCATTTGAATAAGctaatagtttattttaagtaGTTAATTGTCATTAGGGAGGTTatgtttgaattattttttagtcaTTTTTCACTTCCAAGTTTTTATCAAGAACTAAATCTTGACCTTTAATACTTTCTCAAGATGTATGATGGCAGTTGggttttcatcaattttggattttgaaatttaccctgggaaattttatgtttgttaatttttattttggttgacATGTTTCTTATAATTATTGGAATTTAGTAGGTGAAGGCGTGAAGCTCTGACTTTAAGCTGTATTGGCTTGGTGTTTTTATGTGtatttttactctttatttCTATGGATTTCTTGCACTTATGTTGAATCATAAACCTGCTTTGCCTTAGGTTTATGTGAAAAAATGTTGGTGGACTTGTTATCTGTGTGTTATTTTAGACTTGATTGAGTATTATTCAGATGGATTAAGGGTACAATTGTCAGTATAGCAAGTTGTCTTCACAATTGCAGTTTGGAAAAGTGTATTGATTATTTGGAAGTAAAGAAGACTTTGAATTTTGCTTGTTTCCGGTTTGGAGAATTTTCCTTGTGATAGATATTAGTCAAAACCATGTTGTCATTAATGGCATAGATGAACTTCAGTGGTATACGGACATGcctattttcaattttaagagTGCTAAAATCTCAGTTTTATCTCTTGCTCTCTATGGGTTTCACACCCATGTAGTTTGAATTGTATACGTGAATATCTATTGTGTATTTGAGATCGTTGAACTGTGACCCAAATATGAAGTTTTGAAGTACTGAGTgactcaaattaaataattggttATGTCAAATGAAAAGCAGCAACTGTAGAACACAAGCCACAAAGACTAATGCTTCTTTTCCAATTTAGACTATTGATTGAACTTATCACAACTTTCTTAATTTTGACAACGTTTGGTGGAGTCTAGTTGCACTTCTCCTAAATCTAATACTTAGAAggattctttattttcatgaGATGTTTCGTTCAAGTAATTGTTGATTCAGTCTTCCTACTGAACCTGATATGGACAGTGCAGATATTTTTCCTCAAACAGAATATACCTTCATTGGTTGGTAATTAGACTATTCAATTCACTTTCATGgacaaacttttaaatatcatGTGCAAGCTGCATTGTATGTACCAATCAGCaagtgaaattttgaaaaacctTTTAGCATAGGATTATAAGATTCAATAATAGTTTTGCCAACTTACACTTCCAATATGAACCAGGAGTATATGTTGGTGATGGAATGGTGATCCATTTCACTCGGGGAGCAGGTCAGGAAATTGGCACTGGAACTGTTTTAGACCGTATCATTTTTAGTTCATCTCCTGCTCGTCCTTCAGATAATCCATGTCCCAGGTGTGGTGATTACTGGAGGGATGATGGAGTCATCCTATCCTGCATTGACTGTTTTCTTTACGGTGGGGAGCTTTACCTCTTTGAGTATGATGTCTCACCAGCTCTCTTTCTCGCCAAACCTCGAGGAGGGACTTGCACACTTGCCAAATCTGATCCACCAGAAGATGTCGCCCATCGTGCCAATTTCCTCCTCCAGAATGGTTTTGGTGTCTACCATGTGTTCAGGAACAACTGTGAGGACTTTGCAATCTACTGTAAAACAGGTCTTCTTGTGATAACTAGCCTCAGCGTTGGTCGGAGTGGGCAGGCAGCATCCTTGCTAGCTGCTGTAAGTGCTGTTGTTTCTTCACCGCTCCGATACTTGACTACCAGCTGCACTGGCCTGGCAGCAGTGGGTTATGGAATGTATTGTGTTAGCCGATTGGTTTCTGATATTGGAGTACGACGTGATGTGGCTAGAGTCCCCGTTGAGAGGCTTGTTGCCCATCCTAGTTTAGACGATGCAAGTCTGGCATCTGATAATAACGCCAAAGAAGGATGATATATTGACTCCCAATTATCTTTTTGGATGTGTCTTTTGTTGTTGTATTAAGTGTCTCATTGATCATTGGATGTATCTTTGTTGTACTAAGTGTCTCATTGGTCAATTGGGTCCTTCAAAACGTAGAAATATGCTCTTCATTGTAATGGGATATTTATTTGTATCCATTAGCCTCACTCCTGACTTCTGTTTAAAACTAGaatatgagtttttttttttttaatattacattacaaTGATACAGCTCAATCAAAACCCAGCTTGATAATTTGCTCCAATAAACGAACCCTTGAGATGAGAAGGTGACAATCTCCAAGTCTCAGGAGCGGTTACTGGTTGAGCTGTAATTCACAGTTTCACATACacataatttttcttgtatccTCTCTTAATCAGTCACCTTAATCGAAAATTACTTCTTCTTATTACCACTACTACACTATCTTGCTAGTGGGACacctttttttctattttttttgcCAGAATATagatgtgttttttttttttttttttgttcaactAAGTCtaagaagataaaaatcctaatttttgtaacataataaaaaaaatcaaaactaagATAGAGAAAACATTAAAGTGAAATTTTGGAGCAAGGGAGGCTGAAACTCTTGGCATCCGAGAGGCCCTTAGTTGGCTTAAAGGATTGCAGTTTCCTTGTGTTATTCTAGAGACGGATTGCTCACGAGTGTTCCAAGCTTTAGTTGAGCAGTTTTCGAGGCCTAATGGTTTTGGGTTAATAATTGATGAATGTCGAGCTTTACCTATGTCTATAGGAGAGTGCAATTCTCATTTGTGCGTCGATCTGCGAACCTACCTGCTCACTTTATTGCAAGAACAGGAGGTTCTATGTCAGGTGCTcaagaattaaattttgttccaCCTTTGAGGTTATTAAACAGTTTGTAATTCGCTTTGTTTAATGAAATTgctttccttaaaaaaaaaaaaacattaaagtgAAATTAGTTTTAGATGTGACGTCCAATATCtagcttaattaattacaaatatattgttagacattttttgaaaatattttgatgggTCGTGTTAAAGGGTTTGGCCAACACATGGCACGTTATCCGTTTAATAattctttcattaatttgataaatggaTTAAgaatataaactttaatacgataaaaaaaatgttgattcgaaaacaattcatttaataattttggattttttatttgtgtcaCATTATATTGAGATATTTTACCGAGAATTGACCTAAGTGAGTTTTCCTAGAATTCTACTTGTGAAAATATATCAATAGAATCGTAAAAGGGAATTCTGCcggttgaaaaaaaaatgtaaaagagacaataaaaatttgaaatcataACTGAAATTAGCCGTCGTCCGTCACCACCCTAGCTCCGGTGTCACCGTTTGGTAGGCAAAGTGGTGTTGGGTACTCCTTCAgagttattgttattattttcagcctttggagattttattttgtggttgtttgtttatttaattttatttttttggctgATGGGAAgcaatttaaacaatttaaataagtttGCTTTTTAATTTGAGGAGTTTATATGTTATGATTGCACATTGGTTGCGGCTAGGAATTTGGTTCTTTCCTTGTTGCATTCTTTTTTGCTATGATTCAAAACGTTTtctcttgtaggaactttcagagatagagagaaaggaaaaaaaattaaagacgATTGTAGTAAGTAGCCGACAGATGGAGTCTCTTTCTTGCATTACAGGTTACTTGGCTATACTATTATACTCCttccaaattattattattattattattattatttgatgttTAGTTTGCTAATATAATTGCTGGGTTTGTTAATTCCCCAGACAAGAATTCGTTTCTGCActgtaataagaaaataaaaagagagattGTGAGTGAAGATTATACTTGCGTTCATGATCGCCTCAGTGAACTCTCTGATCATGTTCTTGTAAATGTCTTATCTTGCTTGACTATACAAGAAGCAGCAAGGACCAGCATACTATCAAGTAGATGGAGATATTTATGGAAGTGGTTTACTGGTTGTTTGAACTTTCACAATTCACTCACAACGGCGGCccataaatttgaattgagaGATGATAAGGTGTTTGATGTAGAAAGGCGCAAGTTTGTGAGTTGGGTCAATCAAGTTTTAAGATCACTTCAAAGTCGCACCATGGAAGAGTTAAGGATTCGTTTTGATGTAACCTCTGACGATGATATACATAATTGGATCAAATTTGCAGTAGAAAAGAAAGTTGGAAGGCTTGAGTTGAACTTTAGAAGATTTCTGGCTGGTCGTTGGGAAGTTGGCCAATACAATTTTCCACCACATTTTGTTAGTTATTCCAGCTTCTGTTCTCTTACAGAATTAAGTTTGATAAATGTAGCTATAACAGGAGATGTTCTTGCACATTTGCTGTCTTACTGCCCCCTTCTTGAGGTTTTAAGTGTTATTCAATCAGTATGTCTGAAGCATCTTAAAGTTTCTGGTTCGTTACTGAAGCTGAAGTACTTAAAGTTAGGTTATTTGGAGTGTCTTGAAATTGATGCCCCGAATCTCATATCTTTTGAATTTAACGGACCAGCAAAGCCTATTTGTTTAGGAAAAGTTCGTCTTGTTGAGGTATCTTTTGGTGGCTCTTTTAGCAACTACATCATGAAAAACCTATGCTGGCTTTCAAGTTTTCTTGTGCGATTGCATACTCTTAAATTGAACCTAGCTTTGCCAGTAAGTGTGCCTTACCTTTATATTCACTGCAATTGTCATTGATTCTTTGGCCTTAAAATTTTGTTGGTGTTGatgtgtttttgtttcttattttatcaAGTGGAAGGTGTATCCAGTACCTGAGGTGGCCGTCTATTATAATCTTCCTGAGTTATATAATCTGAAGCATTTGGAGATGGAAATAGATTTATTAGATGATGATCACCTCCTTCCTTGTGCATCTTTCTTGAATGCAGCTACTTCATTATATAAGTTTACACTgaaggtaatttttttcttgatttcttGATGAATAATGTTTTTCATAACATAGATGTGCTTTTAGTTTTAATGGTGCAGAATATAATCATTGCGTTTATATTTTGGGAATATTTTGTTGACATGACTGTCTTTGCCCTTGGTCTCAGTTATATGATGTAAAGCCATTTGCTGAATGGGTACAGACTATCAAGGATCACATATATTCAAGTCTTAGTGAATTAATAAGCATTAGGGAGTTGGAAGTGGTAGGATTGGAAGGGTGTGGAGCTGATACGGATTTTGTGATATGTTTGATTGAGAATGCTGAACTGTTGGAGAAGATAATTATTGATCCTTGTAAAACATGGATTCTGGGAACTCCTTATGAATCTAGTTACAGGGAATGTGCTGAATATCAATCCAACAGAAGGCAAGCTATTCAGTTGGCAGCAAGAC
It contains:
- the LOC102611215 gene encoding protein LEAD-SENSITIVE 1-like, whose protein sequence is MGLLSQKIKREELKVGDHIYSWRYAYVYAHHGIYIGAGLVIHFTQGAGREIGTGTFLDRIVISSSPARPSVDPCPRCGENSRDNGVILSCIDCFLDGGKLYLFEYYVPAAAFLAKPRGGTCTTAKSDPPEEVIHRATFLLENGFGDYNVFKNNCEDFSIYCKTGLLVTTVLSVGRSGQATSLFAAVSTAVSLPLRYLIAGYTGGTVFGYGLYCANRYASDIGVRRDAARVPVESLVRR
- the LOC102611498 gene encoding protein LEAD-SENSITIVE 1-like isoform X1 — protein: MGLFSNKIKREELKAGDHIYSWRNAYVYAHHGVYVGDGMVIHFTRGAGQEIGTGTVLDRIIFSSSPARPSDNPCPRCGDYWRDDGVILSCIDCFLYGGELYLFEYDVSPALFLAKPRGGTCTLAKSDPPEDVAHRANFLLQNGFGVYHVFRNNCEDFAIYCKTGLLVITSLSVGRSGQAASLLAAVSAVVSSPLRYLTTSCTGLAAVGYGMYCVSRLVSDIGVRRDVARVPVERLVAHPSLDDASLASDNNAKEG
- the LOC102611782 gene encoding F-box/FBD/LRR-repeat protein At5g22660-like, which translates into the protein MESLSCITDKNSFLHCNKKIKREIVSEDYTCVHDRLSELSDHVLVNVLSCLTIQEAARTSILSSRWRYLWKWFTGCLNFHNSLTTAAHKFELRDDKVFDVERRKFVSWVNQVLRSLQSRTMEELRIRFDVTSDDDIHNWIKFAVEKKVGRLELNFRRFLAGRWEVGQYNFPPHFVSYSSFCSLTELSLINVAITGDVLAHLLSYCPLLEVLSVIQSVCLKHLKVSGSLLKLKYLKLGYLECLEIDAPNLISFEFNGPAKPICLGKVRLVEVSFGGSFSNYIMKNLCWLSSFLVRLHTLKLNLALPWKVYPVPEVAVYYNLPELYNLKHLEMEIDLLDDDHLLPCASFLNAATSLYKFTLKLYDVKPFAEWVQTIKDHIYSSLSELISIRELEVVGLEGCGADTDFVICLIENAELLEKIIIDPCKTWILGTPYESSYRECAEYQSNRRQAIQLAARLPLWEFVIL